The following are encoded in a window of Flavobacterium sp. WC2421 genomic DNA:
- a CDS encoding gliding motility lipoprotein GldH, with product MSLRNSFLLLLITAVFFSCDKKRAFDEYKSVGSAWHKDSIVSFNLPELDSTKRYDLFINLRDNNNYKYNNLFLIVTLEKPNGYTKVDTLEYQMADPDGTLLGDGFTDIKESKLFYKENVRFRGKYKVNIKQVVRETGKVPGVESLEGITEVGLRIEKKE from the coding sequence ATGAGTCTAAGAAATAGCTTTTTATTGCTTTTGATTACGGCAGTCTTTTTTTCATGTGATAAAAAAAGAGCTTTTGATGAGTATAAATCCGTTGGAAGTGCCTGGCATAAAGACAGTATTGTATCTTTTAATTTACCGGAATTAGATTCTACGAAAAGATATGATTTGTTTATAAACTTGAGAGACAATAACAATTATAAATACAACAATCTTTTTTTGATTGTGACCTTAGAAAAACCAAATGGCTACACGAAAGTAGATACTTTAGAGTACCAAATGGCTGATCCCGATGGAACATTACTTGGGGATGGTTTCACGGATATTAAGGAAAGCAAATTGTTTTACAAAGAAAATGTGCGTTTCAGAGGAAAGTACAAAGTCAATATCAAACAGGTGGTACGGGAAACAGGGAAAGTTCCTGGAGTTGAAAGCCTGGAAGGTATAACAGAAGTAGGTTTAAGAATAGAAAAAAAAGAATAG
- a CDS encoding stage 0 sporulation family protein — protein sequence MACTSCSTSDGGSPKGCKNNGTCGTDSCNKLTVFDWLSNMSLPNGEAPFDCVEVRFKNGRKEFYRNTEKLTLSMGDIVATVASPGHDIGIVTLTGELVKIQMKKKGANYNGNEIPKIYRKASQKDIDIWSAAREREEPMKVRARELAIAQKLEMKISDIEFQGDGSKATFYYTANDRVDFRLLIKDFAKEFSTRVEMKQVGFRQEAARLGGIGSCGRELCCSTWLTDFRSVNTSAARYQQLSLNPQKLAGQCGKLKCCLNYELDTYMDALKGFPDFETKLVTEKGDAICQKQDIFKGLMWFAYTNNFANWHVLKIEKVKEIIAENKLKNKVSSLEDFAIEIIQETEKDFNNAMGQESLTRFDQPKKSKRPNKKPKKVGENVITAAPKKGGENAIVPNNKKPVHKKQGNPNQKTPTGTEPAPARKPIIITKNESKK from the coding sequence ATGGCATGTACAAGTTGTTCAACTTCTGATGGTGGTTCACCTAAGGGTTGTAAAAATAATGGGACTTGCGGCACCGATAGCTGCAATAAATTAACTGTTTTCGATTGGCTTTCTAATATGAGTTTACCTAATGGGGAGGCGCCTTTTGACTGTGTTGAAGTTCGTTTTAAGAATGGGCGTAAAGAATTTTACCGCAATACGGAAAAATTAACTTTATCGATGGGAGACATTGTGGCTACGGTCGCTTCTCCAGGTCATGATATCGGAATTGTTACTTTGACGGGAGAGTTGGTTAAAATCCAAATGAAGAAAAAAGGAGCGAATTACAACGGTAATGAAATCCCAAAAATCTATAGAAAAGCATCTCAAAAAGATATTGATATTTGGTCTGCTGCACGCGAACGTGAAGAACCTATGAAAGTTCGAGCACGTGAATTGGCTATAGCCCAAAAACTAGAAATGAAAATATCTGATATTGAATTTCAGGGAGATGGATCTAAGGCTACTTTTTATTATACGGCCAATGATAGAGTCGATTTTAGACTTTTGATTAAAGATTTTGCCAAAGAATTTAGCACTAGAGTAGAGATGAAACAAGTAGGTTTCCGTCAGGAAGCAGCTCGTTTAGGTGGTATTGGTTCTTGTGGTAGAGAATTGTGTTGTTCTACTTGGTTGACGGATTTTAGAAGTGTAAATACTTCTGCGGCACGGTACCAACAACTGTCTTTAAATCCACAAAAACTAGCTGGTCAATGCGGAAAATTGAAATGTTGTCTCAACTATGAGTTAGACACTTACATGGATGCGTTGAAAGGGTTTCCTGATTTTGAAACGAAGTTAGTTACTGAAAAAGGAGATGCTATCTGTCAAAAACAAGATATTTTTAAGGGCTTAATGTGGTTTGCTTACACCAATAATTTTGCAAACTGGCACGTATTAAAAATCGAAAAAGTCAAAGAAATCATTGCAGAGAATAAGCTGAAAAACAAAGTTTCATCACTAGAAGATTTTGCTATTGAAATTATTCAAGAAACAGAAAAAGACTTTAATAATGCGATGGGACAAGAGAGTTTAACTCGTTTTGACCAACCTAAGAAAAGCAAAAGACCGAACAAAAAACCGAAGAAAGTAGGTGAAAATGTTATCACTGCGGCTCCTAAAAAAGGTGGGGAAAATGCAATTGTTCCTAATAATAAAAAACCGGTACATAAAAAACAAGGAAATCCAAATCAAAAAACGCCAACTGGAACAGAGCCTGCACCAGCAAGAAAACCAATAATTATTACTAAAAATGAGTCTAAGAAATAG
- a CDS encoding glutamate dehydrogenase, protein MLKQITLTLLILLGFSNSSNAQFGFSHEVGVIAGPVAFQSDYGERYNLTTNAGNTGLGIGIIHYINFSYKASCNCYTPETYFNDHFKLRSELSYNKTELKHFGEWVSPDRTSLGADQLRAMRGSTAVTNIGMQLEYFPFSIRDFTSRIGSLGPFISLGGQFSYYNATASSTLGPLGTPLTTFPKYLTPTDNRPYGFSNEGGTVWSVVSSVGTRYKLTPLRDLMIDLRFQYYFSNWVDGLNPNPAIYKENKANDWLVWLNVGYIYYLQ, encoded by the coding sequence ATGCTTAAACAAATAACCTTAACTCTATTGATTTTATTGGGCTTTTCAAACAGCTCAAATGCTCAATTTGGCTTTTCGCATGAAGTAGGAGTTATAGCTGGTCCAGTAGCTTTTCAATCTGACTACGGGGAACGTTATAATTTAACTACAAATGCTGGAAATACGGGTTTGGGTATAGGTATTATTCATTATATCAACTTTTCTTACAAGGCATCTTGTAACTGTTATACTCCCGAAACCTATTTTAACGATCATTTCAAGCTTAGGAGTGAATTGTCATACAATAAAACCGAGTTAAAACATTTTGGAGAATGGGTAAGCCCTGACAGAACTTCACTTGGTGCTGATCAATTAAGAGCAATGAGAGGTAGCACCGCTGTAACAAACATTGGTATGCAACTGGAATATTTCCCTTTTAGTATTCGAGATTTCACTTCTAGAATAGGTAGTCTAGGTCCATTTATAAGTCTTGGTGGGCAATTCAGTTATTACAATGCCACAGCCTCTTCCACATTAGGTCCTTTAGGCACACCATTAACTACTTTCCCTAAATACTTAACTCCTACTGACAATCGTCCCTATGGGTTTTCAAATGAAGGAGGTACAGTTTGGTCAGTAGTTTCAAGTGTAGGAACACGATATAAATTAACTCCTTTACGTGATTTAATGATTGACTTACGATTTCAATATTATTTTTCTAACTGGGTAGATGGTTTAAATCCAAACCCTGCTATTTATAAAGAAAACAAAGCTAATGACTGGTTAGTATGGCTTAATGTGGGTTATATATATTACTTACAATAG
- a CDS encoding BrxA/BrxB family bacilliredoxin, translated as MYPEEMVKPMQAELTVAGFQDLHSADAVDNAIKAEGTTLVVVNSVCGCAARNARPGAKMSLDGAKKPDHLITVFAGVDKEAVDAARQHMFPFPPSSPCMALFKNGELVHMLERHHIEGRPAEMIAENLQDAFNEYC; from the coding sequence ATGTATCCAGAAGAAATGGTAAAACCAATGCAAGCTGAACTTACAGTAGCAGGTTTTCAAGATTTACATAGCGCAGATGCGGTAGACAATGCGATCAAAGCCGAAGGAACAACACTAGTAGTTGTGAATTCAGTTTGTGGTTGTGCAGCAAGAAACGCACGTCCAGGAGCAAAAATGAGTTTGGACGGAGCTAAAAAACCAGATCATTTAATCACGGTTTTTGCAGGAGTTGACAAAGAAGCAGTAGATGCAGCAAGACAACACATGTTTCCTTTTCCTCCATCATCACCATGTATGGCGTTGTTCAAAAACGGAGAATTGGTACACATGTTAGAGCGTCACCACATTGAAGGTCGCCCAGCTGAAATGATTGCTGAGAACTTACAAGATGCTTTTAACGAATACTGCTAG
- a CDS encoding rhodanese-related sulfurtransferase, whose amino-acid sequence MQLYNTLSAEERAIMIDDAGKQRLTLSFYAYAQIQDPTQFRNDLFRAWDPLVVLGRIYVAKEGINAQLSLPADNFYAFKDTIEEYDFMKGMRLNIAVEHDDHSFLKLTVKVRDKIVADGLNDETFDVTNIGVHLKAKEFNTILDDPNTIVVDFRNHYESEIGYFKGAITPDVDTFRESLPIINEQLQDFKEDKNLVMYCTGGIRCEKASAYFKHQGFKNVYQLEGGIINYAKQIKEENLESKFIGKNFVFDHRLGERITDDIVSQCHQCGKPCDVHTNCVNEGCHLLFIQCEECALAMEGCCSAECVDVIHLPEEEQKAIRRGIKNGNKIFKKGKSDVLTFKNREANQDPLAAVPNLADLTKSKALAKKTPKIKKQYIGKGTHFYPKPSIGQFLIEENEIKIGDTMLIKGETTGEQKVVISEMLVNDKVAEKAVVGDTCTFKLSFRIRLSDKLYKIID is encoded by the coding sequence ATGCAACTGTATAACACTTTAAGCGCAGAAGAAAGAGCCATCATGATTGATGATGCCGGAAAACAAAGACTTACTTTGTCTTTCTATGCTTATGCGCAAATTCAAGATCCAACACAATTCCGTAACGATTTATTCCGCGCTTGGGACCCACTTGTGGTTCTTGGTCGTATTTATGTGGCCAAAGAAGGAATTAACGCTCAGCTATCACTTCCGGCAGATAATTTCTATGCATTCAAAGACACTATAGAAGAATATGATTTTATGAAAGGAATGCGCTTGAATATTGCCGTGGAGCATGACGATCACTCTTTCTTGAAGTTAACAGTAAAAGTACGTGACAAAATTGTTGCTGACGGATTAAACGATGAAACTTTTGATGTTACCAACATTGGAGTGCATTTAAAAGCCAAAGAATTCAATACTATTTTAGACGATCCAAATACAATTGTGGTTGATTTTAGAAATCATTACGAAAGTGAAATTGGTTATTTTAAAGGCGCTATTACACCTGATGTGGATACTTTTAGAGAGTCATTGCCTATCATTAATGAACAATTGCAAGATTTTAAAGAAGATAAAAACCTAGTAATGTACTGCACTGGAGGAATCCGTTGCGAGAAAGCTTCGGCTTATTTTAAACATCAAGGGTTTAAAAACGTATACCAGTTAGAAGGAGGTATAATTAATTATGCCAAACAAATTAAAGAAGAAAATCTAGAGAGTAAATTCATTGGTAAAAACTTTGTATTTGATCATCGCTTAGGCGAAAGAATCACTGACGATATCGTTTCACAATGTCACCAATGCGGAAAACCTTGTGATGTGCATACCAATTGTGTCAATGAAGGGTGTCATTTATTGTTTATTCAATGTGAAGAATGTGCGCTAGCCATGGAGGGTTGTTGTTCCGCCGAATGTGTGGATGTGATTCATTTACCTGAAGAAGAGCAAAAAGCAATTAGAAGAGGAATAAAAAACGGCAATAAGATTTTCAAAAAAGGAAAATCAGATGTGTTGACTTTTAAAAATAGAGAAGCCAATCAAGACCCTTTGGCCGCAGTTCCCAATCTTGCCGATTTGACAAAATCGAAAGCATTGGCTAAAAAAACGCCAAAAATTAAAAAACAATACATTGGGAAAGGAACTCATTTTTATCCAAAACCAAGCATTGGTCAATTCTTGATTGAAGAAAATGAAATAAAAATTGGAGATACAATGCTGATTAAAGGAGAAACTACTGGAGAACAAAAAGTAGTAATATCTGAAATGCTTGTAAATGATAAAGTTGCTGAAAAAGCGGTTGTGGGAGATACATGTACTTTTAAGCTTTCTTTCCGAATTCGTTTGTCAGATAAATTATATAAAATTATAGACTAA
- a CDS encoding 3-oxoacid CoA-transferase subunit B, with protein MLGKEEIAKRIAKEVKDGYYVNLGIGIPTLVANYVRNDIAVEFQSENGVLGMGPFPFEGEEDADIINAGKQTITTLPGASFFDSALSFGMIRSQKVDLTILGAMEVAENGDIANWKIPGKMVKGMGGAMDLVASAENIVVAMMHVNKKGESKILKKCSLPLTGVGCVKKVVTELAVLEITPKGFKLLERAPGVTVEYIIASTEAELIIEGDIPEMVID; from the coding sequence ATGTTAGGAAAAGAAGAAATCGCAAAACGAATAGCCAAAGAAGTAAAAGACGGCTATTACGTAAACTTAGGAATCGGAATTCCTACATTGGTAGCTAACTATGTTCGTAATGATATTGCTGTTGAATTTCAAAGTGAAAACGGCGTTCTTGGTATGGGCCCTTTTCCTTTTGAAGGAGAAGAAGATGCTGATATAATTAATGCAGGAAAACAAACCATAACGACTTTACCAGGAGCTTCTTTCTTTGATTCTGCTTTGAGTTTTGGAATGATTCGTTCTCAAAAAGTAGATTTAACCATTCTTGGTGCAATGGAAGTAGCTGAAAATGGGGATATTGCTAACTGGAAAATCCCAGGCAAAATGGTAAAAGGAATGGGTGGCGCAATGGATTTAGTCGCTTCGGCAGAGAATATTGTTGTGGCGATGATGCACGTAAATAAAAAAGGAGAATCTAAAATTCTTAAAAAATGCAGCTTACCCCTAACTGGTGTAGGTTGTGTGAAAAAAGTAGTTACTGAATTAGCCGTGCTTGAAATAACCCCAAAAGGATTTAAATTACTAGAACGTGCTCCAGGTGTTACAGTAGAATATATTATTGCTTCCACAGAAGCGGAACTTATTATTGAAGGAGATATTCCTGAAATGGTGATTGATTAA
- a CDS encoding CoA transferase subunit A, translating to MINKKVNTVQDALKGVQDGMTIMLGGFGLCGIPENSIAELVIKETKELTCISNNAGVDDFGLGLLLQKRQIKKMISSYVGENAEFERQMLSGELDVELTPQGTLAEKCRAAQAGIPAFFTPAGYGTEVAEGKEVREFNGKMHIMELAYKADFAIVKAWKGDEAGNLIFKGTARNFNACMAGGAKITVAEVEELLPVGSLDPNEIHIPGIMVQRIFQGEKFEKRIEQRTVRQK from the coding sequence ATGATTAATAAAAAAGTAAATACAGTTCAAGACGCACTGAAAGGAGTGCAAGATGGAATGACCATTATGCTAGGTGGTTTTGGCTTGTGTGGAATTCCGGAAAATTCAATTGCCGAGCTTGTTATAAAAGAAACCAAAGAACTTACCTGTATTTCTAATAATGCTGGGGTTGATGATTTTGGACTTGGATTGCTTTTGCAAAAGCGCCAAATCAAGAAAATGATTTCTTCTTATGTAGGAGAAAATGCCGAATTTGAGCGCCAAATGCTCTCTGGAGAATTGGACGTAGAGTTAACTCCTCAAGGAACTTTAGCCGAAAAATGCCGTGCAGCACAAGCGGGTATTCCTGCCTTTTTTACCCCTGCAGGATACGGAACTGAAGTAGCCGAAGGGAAAGAAGTGCGTGAATTTAATGGAAAAATGCACATTATGGAATTAGCCTACAAAGCTGATTTTGCCATCGTAAAAGCATGGAAAGGAGACGAAGCAGGGAATTTAATTTTTAAAGGAACCGCTCGTAACTTTAATGCCTGTATGGCTGGTGGTGCAAAAATTACTGTTGCCGAAGTAGAAGAACTTTTACCAGTGGGTTCATTAGACCCAAATGAAATTCATATTCCAGGAATCATGGTACAACGCATCTTTCAAGGTGAAAAATTCGAAAAAAGAATTGAACAAAGAACTGTTAGACAAAAATAA
- the gdhA gene encoding NADP-specific glutamate dehydrogenase gives MSQSISTFIEEVTKKNPNEPEFLQAVLEVAETVIPFIEENKKYQNKMLLERMVESDRIIMFRVAWIDDKGATQVNRGYRIQMNSAIGPYKGGLRFHPSVNLSILKFLAFEQTFKNSLTTLPMGGGKGGADFDPKGKSDNEVMRFCQSFMTELSKHIGANTDVPAGDIGVGGREVGYLFGQYKRLRNEFTGVLTGKGISFGGSLIRPEATGYGAVYFAQSMLETKGNSFAGKTVVVSGSGNVAQYATEKATQLGGKVVTMSDSAGYIYDADGIDAEKLAYVMEIKNELRGRISDYVAKYPKAKYFAGKRPWEVKCDIALPCATQNELNEDEAKTLVANGCLCVAEGANMPTTPEAVHVIQKAKLLFAPGKASNAGGVATSGLEMSQNSLRLSWSSEEVDDKLKGIMLNIHASCVKYGSDGNGYVDYVKGANIAGFVKVADAMLAQGVV, from the coding sequence ATGTCACAAAGTATTTCTACTTTTATTGAAGAGGTTACTAAAAAAAACCCAAACGAACCGGAATTCTTGCAAGCAGTTTTGGAAGTTGCTGAAACTGTGATTCCTTTTATCGAAGAAAATAAAAAATACCAAAACAAAATGCTTTTGGAAAGAATGGTCGAATCTGATCGTATCATTATGTTTCGTGTAGCTTGGATTGATGATAAAGGCGCTACTCAAGTAAATAGAGGATACCGTATTCAAATGAATTCAGCTATCGGACCGTATAAAGGTGGACTGCGTTTTCACCCTTCAGTGAATTTAAGTATTTTAAAATTTTTAGCTTTCGAACAAACATTTAAAAATAGCTTAACTACTTTGCCAATGGGTGGAGGAAAAGGTGGAGCAGATTTTGATCCAAAAGGAAAATCAGATAATGAAGTAATGCGTTTTTGTCAAAGCTTCATGACGGAATTATCTAAACATATTGGTGCTAACACGGATGTTCCTGCGGGAGATATTGGAGTTGGAGGAAGAGAAGTAGGTTATTTATTTGGTCAATATAAAAGACTAAGAAATGAATTTACGGGTGTTTTAACTGGAAAAGGAATTTCTTTTGGAGGTTCTTTAATTAGACCTGAAGCAACTGGATACGGAGCAGTTTATTTTGCTCAAAGTATGTTAGAAACAAAAGGAAATAGTTTTGCAGGTAAAACAGTTGTTGTTTCTGGTTCTGGAAACGTGGCGCAATATGCTACTGAAAAAGCAACTCAATTAGGTGGTAAAGTGGTGACTATGTCAGACTCTGCTGGATATATTTACGATGCTGATGGTATCGATGCAGAGAAATTAGCCTATGTAATGGAGATAAAAAATGAATTAAGAGGTAGAATTAGTGACTATGTTGCTAAATATCCAAAAGCTAAATATTTCGCAGGGAAACGCCCATGGGAAGTAAAATGTGATATTGCTTTACCATGTGCTACTCAAAATGAGTTAAACGAAGACGAAGCAAAAACACTTGTTGCAAACGGATGTCTTTGTGTAGCTGAAGGGGCTAATATGCCAACAACACCAGAAGCAGTTCACGTAATCCAAAAAGCTAAATTGTTATTTGCTCCAGGAAAAGCGTCTAATGCTGGTGGAGTAGCTACTTCAGGTTTAGAAATGTCTCAAAATTCATTGAGATTGAGCTGGAGTTCTGAAGAAGTAGATGATAAACTAAAAGGGATTATGTTAAATATTCATGCTTCATGCGTTAAGTATGGTTCTGATGGTAATGGATATGTTGACTATGTAAAAGGAGCAAACATTGCTGGATTTGTAAAAGTAGCTGATGCTATGCTAGCTCAAGGGGTGGTTTAA
- a CDS encoding penicillin-binding protein 1A, whose translation MAANKNNNKGNTVDKDFKYYTKTFWRFFFYGMGAVVLFFLFASWGIFGSMPSFEDLENPDSNLATEIISSDGVVLGKYFQKNRSQLKYSDLPKNLVDALVATEDERFYEHSGIDGRGTLRAIASLGTSGGASTLTQQLAKQLFHGEGSKFLPFRIVQKVKEWIIAIRLERQYTKNEILAMYCNVYDFGNYSVGVSSAAQTYFSKEPKNLTTDESAILVGMFKNSGLYNPVRNPQGVKNRRNVVLSQMEKAHMITEDQKVKMQAMPITLHFKLESHREGTATYFREYLRDYMKKWVDENKKPDGSDYDIYKDGLKIYTTIDSRMQLHAEEAVAAHMANLQQEFFIQAKTNKNAPFVNISDAETQRILNQAMKSSNRWSVLKSLDKSDEEIIASFKVKTKMTVFTWKGEKDTIMTPIDSIRYYKHFLQSGLMAMEPQTGNIKAWVGGINYKYFQYDHVGQGARQVGSTFKPFVYATAIEQLNMSPCDSIIDAPFTIPVGRHHVTAAWTPKNSDNKYRGMITLKKALANSVNTISAKLMDKVGPEAVVKLTHKLGIKSEIPLQPSIALGAVDITVEDMVAAYSTFANQGVYTKPQFLTRIEDKSGVIIYEPIPESHDVLNKDIAFAIIKLLEGVTEGGSGNRLRTEGGGYGYNRITGYPYKFTNPIAGKTGTTQNQSDGWFMGMVPNLVTGVWVGCEDRSARFKSITYGQGATAALPVWAYFMKLCYADSELKVSKEEFERPANLSIKVDCYSAPKVKDSTAVQNTDEFEF comes from the coding sequence ATGGCTGCTAATAAAAACAATAATAAAGGTAATACTGTAGATAAAGATTTCAAGTATTATACTAAAACATTTTGGAGGTTTTTCTTTTACGGAATGGGAGCTGTTGTTCTTTTTTTCTTGTTTGCTTCTTGGGGAATTTTTGGCTCTATGCCGTCCTTTGAAGATCTAGAAAATCCCGATTCTAATTTAGCTACAGAAATAATCTCTTCTGATGGGGTTGTTTTAGGAAAATATTTTCAGAAAAACCGTTCACAATTAAAATATTCTGATTTACCTAAAAATCTAGTTGATGCTTTGGTTGCAACTGAAGATGAGCGTTTTTATGAGCATTCTGGGATTGACGGAAGAGGAACATTAAGAGCCATTGCAAGTCTTGGAACTAGCGGTGGGGCAAGTACCTTGACACAACAACTAGCCAAACAATTATTTCACGGTGAAGGGTCTAAATTTTTGCCGTTTAGAATTGTGCAAAAAGTTAAAGAATGGATTATCGCCATCCGATTAGAAAGACAATATACTAAAAACGAGATTCTTGCCATGTATTGCAACGTATACGATTTTGGTAATTATTCCGTTGGGGTGAGTTCTGCTGCACAAACCTATTTCTCAAAAGAACCAAAGAATCTAACGACTGATGAATCAGCAATTTTGGTTGGGATGTTCAAAAATTCAGGATTATACAATCCGGTAAGAAACCCACAAGGGGTGAAAAACCGTAGAAATGTAGTGCTTTCTCAAATGGAAAAAGCGCATATGATAACGGAAGACCAAAAAGTAAAAATGCAAGCAATGCCCATCACTTTACATTTTAAATTAGAAAGCCATAGGGAAGGGACTGCAACTTATTTTAGAGAATACTTACGTGATTACATGAAAAAATGGGTTGATGAAAATAAAAAACCAGATGGATCAGATTACGACATCTACAAAGACGGTTTAAAAATATATACGACTATTGATTCCAGAATGCAATTGCATGCTGAAGAAGCTGTTGCTGCTCATATGGCCAACTTACAACAAGAGTTTTTTATTCAGGCTAAAACCAATAAAAACGCTCCGTTTGTAAATATTTCTGATGCCGAAACCCAACGTATTTTAAACCAAGCCATGAAGTCGTCTAACAGATGGTCCGTTTTAAAATCATTAGATAAAAGTGACGAGGAAATAATCGCGTCTTTTAAAGTCAAAACAAAAATGACAGTTTTCACCTGGAAAGGAGAAAAAGATACCATCATGACTCCAATAGATTCTATTCGTTATTACAAACATTTTTTACAATCTGGTTTGATGGCAATGGAACCACAAACAGGGAATATAAAAGCGTGGGTTGGAGGAATCAATTACAAGTATTTTCAATACGATCACGTAGGGCAAGGAGCTAGACAAGTAGGTTCAACATTTAAACCTTTTGTTTATGCTACTGCAATCGAGCAATTAAATATGTCTCCTTGTGATTCTATCATCGATGCACCATTTACAATTCCAGTTGGTCGTCACCATGTTACTGCTGCTTGGACACCTAAAAACTCTGACAATAAATACAGAGGAATGATTACGCTGAAAAAAGCATTAGCCAATTCTGTCAATACCATTTCGGCGAAATTAATGGATAAAGTAGGGCCAGAAGCTGTCGTTAAATTGACACATAAATTAGGTATAAAATCCGAAATTCCTTTGCAACCTTCTATAGCCTTAGGAGCTGTAGATATTACAGTGGAAGACATGGTAGCTGCCTACAGTACATTTGCTAATCAAGGAGTGTATACTAAACCACAGTTTTTAACACGAATCGAAGATAAAAGTGGTGTTATTATTTATGAGCCTATTCCAGAATCACATGATGTTCTAAATAAAGACATCGCTTTTGCTATTATTAAATTATTAGAAGGAGTTACCGAAGGGGGATCTGGAAACAGATTAAGAACCGAAGGTGGTGGTTATGGTTACAATAGAATCACAGGATATCCTTATAAATTTACAAACCCTATTGCCGGTAAAACGGGTACCACACAAAATCAATCCGATGGTTGGTTTATGGGAATGGTTCCTAATTTAGTAACGGGTGTTTGGGTAGGTTGCGAAGATCGTTCTGCACGTTTTAAAAGCATTACGTATGGTCAAGGTGCCACTGCAGCTTTACCAGTTTGGGCCTATTTCATGAAATTGTGTTATGCTGATTCGGAGCTTAAAGTATCCAAAGAAGAATTTGAAAGACCCGCAAACCTGTCTATAAAAGTAGATTGTTATTCGGCTCCAAAAGTAAAAGATTCTACAGCTGTTCAAAACACAGATGAATTTGAATTTTAA